From the Halalkalicoccus sp. CGA53 genome, one window contains:
- the map gene encoding type II methionyl aminopeptidase, which produces MSDVDLDGEQYEKHREAGEILAQVREETADRVEVGESHLGVAEYAEDRIRELGGKPAFPVNISVDEEAAHATPGPDDESTFGEEMINLDIGVHIDGWLADTAITVDLSGNDDLVTASEEALSAAIDRVEAGADTGEIGAAIEETITGYGYNPVVNLSGHGLGHWEQHTTPSIPNRAVTQGVSIEVGQVIAIEPFATDGSGKVGEGTDEEIYSLEREGSVRNRQARAVLSQITEEFRTLPFATRWLDEPRAEMALRRLKSQGLVHGYPVLKEEEGRLVSQKEHTVIVTEDGCEVTTR; this is translated from the coding sequence ATGAGCGACGTGGACCTCGACGGCGAACAGTACGAGAAACACCGGGAGGCGGGCGAGATCCTCGCGCAGGTCCGCGAGGAGACGGCGGATCGAGTCGAGGTGGGCGAGAGCCACCTCGGGGTCGCGGAGTACGCCGAGGACCGGATCAGGGAGCTCGGTGGAAAGCCGGCGTTCCCGGTGAACATCTCGGTCGACGAGGAGGCAGCCCACGCCACGCCGGGGCCCGACGACGAGAGCACGTTCGGCGAGGAGATGATCAACCTCGACATCGGAGTCCACATCGACGGCTGGCTCGCGGACACCGCGATCACGGTCGACCTCTCGGGCAACGACGACCTGGTGACGGCGAGCGAGGAGGCGCTCTCCGCGGCGATCGACCGGGTAGAAGCCGGCGCGGACACCGGCGAGATCGGCGCGGCGATCGAGGAGACGATCACAGGCTACGGCTACAACCCGGTCGTGAATCTCTCGGGCCACGGTCTCGGCCACTGGGAACAGCACACGACGCCGAGTATCCCGAACAGAGCGGTCACACAGGGCGTCTCGATCGAGGTGGGTCAGGTGATCGCGATCGAGCCGTTCGCGACCGACGGCAGCGGCAAGGTCGGCGAGGGCACCGACGAGGAGATCTACTCGCTCGAACGCGAGGGCTCGGTCAGGAACCGGCAGGCGCGGGCGGTGCTCTCACAGATCACCGAGGAGTTCCGAACCCTGCCGTTCGCGACCCGCTGGCTCGACGAGCCACGCGCGGAGATGGCGCTCAGACGCCTCAAGAGCCAGGGGCTCGTCCACGGCTACCCCGTCCTGAAGGAGGAGGAAGGCCGCCTCGTCAGTCAGAAAGAACACACCGTCATCGTCACCGAGGACGGCTGTGAAGTGACGACGCGGTAG
- the icd gene encoding isocitrate dehydrogenase (NADP(+)), protein MSYEQIEVPEEGEAITVEGESLSVPETPIVPIIYGDGIGVDVAPAAQTVLEAAADATGHDISWMRVYAGEHARERYGEDVHLPDETVEAIREYRVAIKGPLTTPVGSGFRSLNVALRKELDLYANVRPTYYIDGVPSPVKNPEQMDMVSFRENTEDVYAGIEWEAGTEEVEKVRRFVEEEMGYEGTIHDGPVGLGLKPITEFGTKRLVRRAIDYALEQDRESVTLVHKGNIMKFTEAQFRDWGYEVAEEEYGDEVITEDTLWEERDGDVPDGVVVVNDRIADNMLQQLLTRTDEYDVLAMPNLNGDYLSDSAGAQIGGLGIAPGANFGELRCLAEPVHGSAPKYAGQDKVNPTAMILSGRLMLEYLGWEEAGQLVRDAVEATISEGTVTYDLHRQIDGGEKVATSEFAEAVVANIETLA, encoded by the coding sequence ATGAGCTACGAGCAGATCGAGGTTCCCGAGGAGGGCGAGGCGATCACCGTCGAGGGCGAGTCGCTCTCGGTTCCGGAGACGCCGATCGTACCGATCATCTACGGCGACGGCATCGGCGTCGACGTCGCCCCCGCCGCCCAGACGGTACTGGAGGCGGCCGCCGACGCCACCGGCCACGACATCTCCTGGATGCGGGTGTACGCCGGAGAGCACGCCAGAGAACGCTACGGCGAGGACGTACACTTACCCGACGAAACCGTCGAGGCGATCAGGGAGTACCGCGTCGCGATCAAGGGTCCGCTCACGACGCCCGTCGGATCGGGCTTCCGATCGCTGAACGTCGCGCTCCGGAAGGAACTCGACCTCTACGCGAACGTCCGACCCACCTACTATATCGACGGCGTCCCCTCCCCCGTGAAGAACCCCGAACAGATGGACATGGTCTCCTTCCGGGAGAACACCGAGGACGTCTACGCCGGTATCGAGTGGGAGGCCGGCACCGAGGAGGTCGAAAAGGTGCGACGGTTCGTCGAGGAGGAGATGGGCTACGAGGGCACGATCCACGACGGGCCCGTGGGCCTCGGCCTGAAGCCGATCACCGAGTTCGGGACCAAGCGCCTCGTCCGACGCGCCATCGACTACGCGCTCGAACAGGACCGCGAGTCGGTCACCCTGGTACACAAGGGTAACATCATGAAGTTCACCGAGGCGCAGTTCCGCGACTGGGGCTACGAGGTCGCAGAGGAGGAGTACGGCGACGAGGTGATCACCGAGGACACCCTCTGGGAGGAGCGCGACGGCGACGTTCCCGATGGCGTGGTCGTCGTCAACGACCGGATCGCCGACAACATGCTCCAGCAGCTGCTCACCCGCACCGACGAGTACGACGTGCTCGCGATGCCGAACCTCAACGGCGACTACCTCTCGGACTCCGCCGGCGCACAGATCGGCGGGCTGGGGATCGCACCGGGCGCGAACTTCGGCGAGCTCAGGTGCCTCGCCGAGCCCGTCCACGGCTCCGCGCCGAAGTACGCGGGTCAGGACAAGGTGAACCCGACGGCGATGATCCTCTCGGGCCGGCTCATGCTCGAGTACCTCGGTTGGGAGGAGGCCGGACAGCTCGTCCGCGACGCGGTCGAGGCGACCATCTCCGAGGGGACGGTCACCTACGACCTCCACCGGCAGATCGACGGCGGCGAGAAGGTCGCGACCAGCGAGTTCGCCGAGGCGGTCGTCGCCAACATCGAGACGCTGGCGTAG
- a CDS encoding isoaspartyl peptidase/L-asparaginase has product MQVIVHGGAGGVPEEPESRQAVLDDAASAGAARERPVEAVCDAVAVLESSPRFNAGTGGAVQSDGTVRTDAGIMAEDRSVGAACSMEGVENAVAVARAVMEGTPHVLLAGDRAVEFAADYGIETGVDCLTEETRARWEELDPPEGGPSEQLAWVTERFGGTTADPASDHDTVGAVASDGERVAAATSTGGRWLALAGRVGDVPQVGSGFYATPAGGASATGAGEDIARVTLSRLAVDGLEAGDTPETAAETAIEEFESLTGSTAGIIVCDGEEVGSAYNSDGMQIAVANR; this is encoded by the coding sequence ATGCAGGTGATAGTCCACGGCGGAGCCGGCGGCGTCCCAGAGGAGCCAGAGTCGCGACAGGCGGTCCTCGACGACGCGGCGTCGGCCGGCGCGGCTCGGGAGAGACCGGTTGAGGCGGTCTGTGACGCCGTCGCGGTGCTCGAGTCCTCGCCCCGGTTCAACGCAGGTACGGGAGGCGCGGTCCAGAGCGACGGGACCGTGCGAACGGATGCGGGGATCATGGCGGAGGACCGCTCCGTGGGCGCGGCCTGCTCGATGGAGGGCGTCGAGAACGCCGTAGCCGTCGCCCGGGCGGTCATGGAGGGGACGCCGCACGTCCTGCTCGCGGGAGACCGGGCCGTCGAGTTCGCCGCCGACTACGGTATCGAGACGGGCGTCGACTGCCTGACCGAGGAGACGAGAGCCCGATGGGAGGAGCTCGACCCGCCGGAAGGCGGTCCGAGCGAGCAGCTCGCGTGGGTCACAGAGCGCTTCGGGGGGACGACCGCCGATCCCGCATCGGATCACGACACGGTCGGGGCGGTCGCGAGCGACGGCGAGCGTGTCGCGGCGGCCACTTCGACGGGCGGCCGATGGCTCGCACTGGCGGGGAGGGTCGGCGACGTCCCGCAGGTCGGCTCGGGGTTCTACGCCACGCCCGCGGGCGGGGCGAGCGCGACCGGCGCGGGCGAGGACATCGCGCGCGTGACGCTCTCGCGGCTGGCGGTCGACGGGCTCGAGGCGGGCGATACCCCTGAAACGGCGGCGGAGACCGCGATCGAGGAGTTCGAGTCGCTCACCGGCTCCACGGCCGGGATCATCGTCTGCGATGGGGAAGAAGTCGGCAGCGCGTACAACAGCGACGGGATGCAGATCGCCGTCGCGAACCGGTAG
- a CDS encoding lipoyl domain-containing protein → MVAVDAGTIWPEDAADVEEGIVATWFVRDGSTVEEGDTLCEVQIEKVSVDVVAPVGGVVEREVGENEPFDRERTLARIEP, encoded by the coding sequence ATGGTCGCGGTCGACGCCGGCACGATCTGGCCCGAGGACGCCGCGGACGTCGAGGAGGGGATCGTCGCCACGTGGTTCGTCCGCGACGGGTCGACCGTCGAGGAGGGCGATACGCTCTGTGAGGTCCAGATCGAGAAGGTGAGCGTCGACGTGGTCGCGCCCGTCGGTGGGGTCGTAGAGAGGGAAGTCGGGGAGAACGAGCCGTTCGACCGGGAACGGACGCTCGCGCGTATCGAACCCTGA
- a CDS encoding alpha-ketoacid dehydrogenase subunit beta, which produces MAQVEAPGPETTDRELTMSRAMVEAIRSEMEESEEVFVMGEDVADYGGIFDSTEGLLEEFGQDRVMDVPISETGFIGAAVGAAMQGMRPIAELMFVDFFGVCMDQIYNNMAKTAYMSGGSVSVPMVLTTAVGGTYNDAAQHSGTLYGTFAHLPGMKVVVPSTAYDAKGLMHAAIRDDDPVVYMFHKRLMGLGWMPAPEGPKTPVPEEPYEIPFGEADVKREGEDVTVVTQGLHVHRALEAAEELSDEVDVEVIDLRTLVPLDTETVLDSVRKTGRLVAVDEDYRSFGVTGELLARAAEGALDDLEAVERVATPDVPIPYARPLEEEVQPGVEDVVEAVRAVRAVRAVR; this is translated from the coding sequence ATGGCGCAGGTCGAGGCACCCGGTCCGGAGACGACCGATCGGGAGCTGACGATGAGCCGGGCGATGGTCGAGGCGATCCGCTCGGAGATGGAAGAGAGCGAGGAGGTGTTCGTGATGGGCGAGGACGTCGCGGACTACGGCGGCATCTTCGACTCGACCGAGGGGCTGCTCGAGGAGTTCGGCCAGGACCGGGTGATGGACGTCCCGATCTCCGAGACGGGGTTCATCGGCGCCGCGGTCGGCGCAGCCATGCAGGGGATGCGCCCGATTGCCGAACTGATGTTCGTCGACTTCTTCGGCGTCTGTATGGACCAGATCTACAACAACATGGCGAAGACCGCGTACATGAGCGGCGGATCGGTCTCGGTGCCGATGGTGCTCACGACGGCCGTCGGCGGGACGTACAACGACGCCGCCCAGCACTCAGGGACGCTCTACGGCACGTTCGCCCACCTGCCGGGGATGAAGGTCGTCGTCCCCTCGACCGCCTACGACGCGAAGGGGCTGATGCACGCGGCGATCCGCGACGACGACCCCGTCGTCTACATGTTCCACAAGCGGCTGATGGGACTGGGGTGGATGCCCGCGCCCGAGGGGCCGAAGACCCCGGTCCCCGAGGAGCCCTACGAGATCCCCTTCGGTGAGGCCGACGTCAAGCGCGAGGGCGAGGACGTCACCGTCGTCACCCAGGGACTGCACGTCCACCGGGCGCTCGAGGCGGCCGAAGAGCTCTCCGACGAAGTCGACGTCGAGGTGATAGACCTCCGGACGCTCGTCCCGCTGGATACGGAGACGGTCCTCGACTCGGTCCGCAAGACCGGCCGGCTCGTGGCCGTCGACGAGGACTACCGCTCGTTCGGCGTCACGGGCGAACTCCTCGCTCGGGCCGCAGAGGGCGCGCTCGACGACCTGGAGGCGGTCGAGCGCGTCGCGACCCCGGACGTACCGATCCCGTACGCACGACCGCTGGAAGAGGAGGTACAGCCCGGCGTGGAGGACGTCGTGGAGGCGGTCCGGGCGGTCCGGGCGGTCCGGGCGGTCCGGTGA
- a CDS encoding HalOD1 output domain-containing protein, giving the protein MVVADTEGGPEVIRVDPDGDVYRVRHEFDGPTALSTTVILAVESVTERSMAEMPLYEVIDPECLDGLFQPIGGHREGMRGHVEFPYGGYLVRVDADGEILIGPLDPS; this is encoded by the coding sequence ATGGTGGTGGCTGACACGGAGGGCGGACCGGAGGTGATCCGGGTCGATCCGGACGGCGACGTCTACCGGGTGCGTCACGAGTTCGACGGACCCACGGCGCTGAGCACGACGGTGATCCTCGCGGTGGAGTCGGTCACCGAACGGTCCATGGCGGAGATGCCGCTCTACGAGGTGATCGACCCGGAGTGCCTCGACGGCCTGTTCCAGCCGATCGGCGGACACAGGGAGGGGATGCGTGGACACGTCGAGTTCCCGTACGGGGGCTATCTGGTCCGGGTCGACGCCGACGGCGAGATACTGATCGGTCCGCTCGACCCCAGTTAG
- a CDS encoding DUF7835 family putative zinc beta-ribbon protein — protein MATRPPRQTMTERCPACEAETDHEVSLELRTESTKAENARYSREPYRITRCLRCGERRSQRMNNA, from the coding sequence ATGGCCACCAGACCACCCCGACAAACGATGACCGAGCGGTGTCCGGCGTGCGAGGCGGAGACCGACCACGAGGTCTCGCTGGAGCTCAGAACGGAGAGCACCAAGGCCGAGAACGCACGCTACTCCCGGGAGCCCTACCGGATCACCCGCTGTCTCCGCTGTGGCGAACGCCGGAGTCAGCGGATGAACAACGCGTGA
- a CDS encoding cupin domain-containing protein produces the protein MERVPLTETTEAGAGINLAQLAAGELMSVQYFRIDPGAEVPLHDHPHEQAGFVYRGELTFLDGEGEETVVVAGDSYTIPGEEAHAAENRGDGPVEGVDIFSPPRENPPWRD, from the coding sequence ATGGAGCGCGTCCCACTGACCGAGACGACCGAAGCGGGAGCGGGTATCAACCTCGCACAACTCGCGGCGGGCGAACTGATGAGCGTCCAGTACTTCCGGATCGATCCCGGTGCGGAGGTCCCGCTGCACGACCACCCACACGAGCAGGCGGGGTTCGTCTACAGGGGCGAGCTGACGTTCCTCGACGGCGAGGGCGAGGAGACCGTCGTCGTCGCGGGCGACTCCTACACGATCCCCGGCGAGGAGGCCCACGCGGCCGAGAACCGCGGCGACGGTCCCGTCGAGGGCGTCGACATCTTCAGCCCGCCACGGGAGAACCCGCCCTGGCGGGACTGA
- a CDS encoding amidohydrolase, whose translation MTDPADLVLTNAEVHSLAEPDEVHEALAIRDGRIVRVDSAYEVEFLSGVGTEVIDCEGRVVLPGFVDAHTHMETLGRYLVYADLSGASDAEECLARFDSGEEGEWLLGFGYDESGWPGGEYLTREELDRVSTDRPVCAFREDMHVASLNSVAIERHVGEMPDEDVELGDGTPTGVIVEEAVDVIYEAVAPGPEETRELLVAAQERANELGVTAVHDMVRDSHAPRVYRELDLADELTLRVRINYWSDHLDAVREAGLSTNHGSEFVRTGAIKTYTDGSFGGRTAKLSEPYSDGEGTGQWVVGPEQLGVLAEEADGAGFQLAAHAIGDEAIDACLDAFEGCATPGERRHRVEHVELASDEAIGRFAGSEIVASVQPNFLKWARPEGLYDARLGAERREATNRYKELLDAGAPLAFGSDCMPLDPLFGVHQAVTAPAEGQRLSVTEALRAYTSGGAYAGFDEDRMGTVETGKLADLVVLDESPWEVDSIDEVEVALTLVDGEVVYDGR comes from the coding sequence ATGACCGATCCCGCGGACCTCGTGCTCACGAACGCGGAGGTCCACAGCCTCGCGGAGCCCGACGAGGTACACGAAGCGCTCGCGATCCGCGACGGCCGGATCGTCCGCGTCGACAGCGCCTACGAGGTCGAGTTCCTCTCGGGCGTCGGGACGGAGGTGATCGACTGCGAGGGCCGCGTCGTCCTCCCCGGGTTCGTCGACGCTCACACCCACATGGAGACGCTCGGCCGGTACCTCGTCTACGCCGACCTCTCGGGCGCGAGCGACGCCGAGGAGTGTCTCGCGCGGTTCGATTCCGGGGAGGAAGGCGAGTGGCTGCTCGGCTTCGGCTACGACGAGAGCGGCTGGCCCGGAGGCGAGTACCTCACCCGAGAGGAGCTGGACCGAGTGAGTACCGACCGGCCGGTCTGTGCGTTCCGCGAGGACATGCACGTCGCCTCGCTCAACTCGGTCGCGATCGAACGCCACGTGGGGGAGATGCCCGACGAGGACGTCGAACTCGGGGATGGGACACCGACCGGGGTGATCGTCGAGGAGGCCGTCGACGTGATCTACGAGGCGGTCGCGCCGGGTCCCGAGGAGACCCGAGAGCTGCTCGTCGCGGCCCAGGAGCGCGCGAACGAACTGGGTGTGACCGCGGTTCACGACATGGTTCGCGATTCCCACGCCCCGCGGGTCTACCGCGAGCTCGACCTCGCCGACGAACTCACCCTTCGCGTCCGGATCAACTACTGGAGCGACCACCTCGACGCGGTACGGGAGGCGGGGCTGTCGACGAACCACGGCAGCGAGTTCGTTCGGACGGGCGCGATCAAGACGTACACGGACGGCAGCTTCGGGGGTCGGACCGCGAAGCTCTCCGAACCGTACTCCGACGGCGAGGGGACCGGACAGTGGGTCGTCGGTCCCGAGCAGCTGGGTGTGCTCGCCGAGGAGGCCGACGGGGCGGGCTTTCAGCTCGCCGCCCACGCGATCGGCGACGAGGCGATCGACGCCTGTCTCGACGCCTTCGAGGGCTGTGCGACGCCGGGCGAGAGACGCCACCGGGTCGAGCACGTCGAACTCGCGAGCGACGAGGCGATCGGGCGATTCGCCGGTTCAGAGATCGTCGCCTCCGTCCAGCCGAACTTCCTCAAGTGGGCCCGGCCGGAGGGTCTCTACGACGCCCGACTCGGGGCCGAACGCCGCGAGGCGACGAACAGGTACAAAGAGCTGCTCGACGCGGGCGCGCCGCTCGCCTTCGGCAGCGACTGCATGCCGCTCGATCCGCTGTTCGGTGTTCACCAGGCGGTCACCGCACCAGCGGAGGGGCAACGGCTCTCGGTCACGGAGGCGCTCAGGGCCTACACCTCCGGCGGAGCGTACGCCGGATTCGACGAAGACCGGATGGGAACGGTCGAGACCGGCAAACTGGCCGACCTCGTCGTTCTGGACGAGTCGCCCTGGGAGGTCGACAGCATCGACGAGGTAGAGGTGGCGCTGACGCTCGTCGACGGCGAGGTCGTCTACGACGGCCGCTGA
- a CDS encoding DUF5817 domain-containing protein, translated as MYAVVGCSRCSALWILEGRAETATCPRCEKRTPRKRLRSFVETDDADHARDVRAAMLAERSGEGEAFASVGSFAETDGRAGEPVIDDESLLEAAGIDPEEAAAAAERPFRGSTDRKTLLLEVVSDLEEPSEERILSVAGERGLDRSTAEPLLEKLVRSGTLTEHRGRYRVL; from the coding sequence ATGTACGCTGTCGTCGGCTGCTCCCGGTGCTCGGCGCTCTGGATCCTCGAGGGGCGGGCGGAGACGGCCACCTGCCCGCGCTGTGAGAAACGCACCCCCCGAAAGCGGCTCCGGTCGTTCGTCGAGACCGACGATGCCGACCACGCCCGGGACGTCCGTGCGGCGATGCTCGCGGAACGGAGCGGGGAGGGAGAGGCGTTCGCGTCGGTCGGCTCGTTCGCAGAGACCGACGGGAGGGCGGGCGAACCGGTGATCGACGACGAGAGCCTCCTCGAGGCCGCGGGGATCGATCCGGAGGAGGCGGCCGCGGCAGCGGAGCGCCCCTTCAGGGGATCGACCGACCGGAAGACGCTCCTCCTCGAGGTCGTCTCGGACCTCGAGGAGCCGAGCGAAGAACGGATCCTGTCGGTCGCGGGGGAGCGAGGTCTCGACCGTTCGACGGCCGAACCCCTGCTCGAAAAACTCGTTCGGTCGGGGACGCTCACCGAACACCGCGGGCGCTACCGGGTGCTCTAG
- a CDS encoding SIMPL domain-containing protein translates to MRRRTFLTATCTATALALAGCLSADDADGRDPLTAAGVEVDVDGSEATATIQVAGTGEAEADPDVAVLSVSVEESGDDAESVRSGLAERTTELRDALIGAGVDDDGITTGRYDIRERRRAPGFEGVHTYRAEVDDVDSVGEVIDAAVEGGADGVGRVTFTLSNDRREAVRAEALEEAIGSARSEAEVIASAKGVDLVGVVAVSTTGTDLRPHRGTVVETDDVADEAAAPTEIDEGAVSVSARVEVVYAID, encoded by the coding sequence ATGCGACGACGAACCTTCCTGACCGCGACCTGTACCGCCACTGCGCTCGCGCTGGCCGGCTGCCTCTCTGCGGACGACGCCGACGGACGGGATCCGCTCACGGCCGCCGGTGTCGAAGTCGACGTGGACGGATCGGAGGCGACGGCGACGATCCAGGTCGCCGGTACCGGCGAGGCGGAGGCCGACCCGGACGTCGCCGTGCTGTCGGTCAGCGTCGAGGAGAGCGGCGACGACGCGGAGTCGGTGCGGAGCGGTCTGGCCGAGCGGACGACCGAACTCCGGGACGCGCTGATCGGCGCAGGTGTGGACGACGACGGTATCACGACGGGACGATACGACATTCGCGAGCGACGACGGGCACCCGGGTTCGAGGGTGTGCACACCTATCGAGCCGAGGTGGACGACGTCGATTCGGTCGGCGAGGTGATCGACGCCGCCGTCGAGGGCGGCGCGGACGGCGTCGGCCGGGTGACGTTCACACTGAGCAACGACCGGCGCGAGGCGGTAAGAGCAGAGGCATTGGAGGAGGCTATCGGATCCGCTCGCTCGGAAGCGGAGGTGATAGCGAGCGCGAAGGGCGTCGACCTGGTCGGGGTCGTCGCCGTCTCCACGACGGGTACGGATCTCCGTCCACATCGGGGGACGGTCGTCGAGACCGACGACGTCGCGGACGAGGCGGCCGCACCCACCGAGATCGACGAGGGTGCGGTCTCGGTCTCCGCACGAGTCGAGGTCGTCTACGCGATCGACTGA
- a CDS encoding Zn-dependent hydrolase has product MIEIDPERFCESFDRYAEIGATENGGLDRLTCTEADREARDALVSDAEAIGLDVRVDGIGNVFARREGLDPDADPVLIGSHLDSQPKGGRFDGQLGVLAALETLRAFEDGGVETDRPVELVDWTNEEGSRFEQAMLGSAVFAGRTSLSEALSLTDDTGTSLGEALSEIGYRGEPGEIDPAACLELHVEQGPRLEERGVSVGIVEGVFGMAWLRVTIEGEANHAGPTPMHARKDALAAAVDAIDAIGELPGRLSPEAVATVGRISVEPDSINVIPARATFTVDVRADSDTVVDRAIERVERELAAACDRHGTTFDLDERWRSDRVTFSPVVRNALAAAAESRDVAVEHLPSGAGHDAVSLAPVAESGMVFVPSAEGITHNEREFTPWEDAVAGARVFAGATYDLATE; this is encoded by the coding sequence ATGATCGAGATCGACCCCGAGCGATTCTGCGAGAGCTTCGACCGCTACGCGGAGATCGGCGCGACCGAGAACGGCGGACTGGACAGGCTCACCTGTACCGAGGCGGACCGCGAGGCACGCGACGCGCTCGTCTCCGACGCGGAGGCCATCGGCCTCGACGTGCGGGTCGACGGGATCGGGAACGTCTTCGCCCGCCGCGAGGGACTCGACCCCGACGCCGACCCCGTGCTGATCGGCTCGCACCTCGACTCGCAGCCGAAGGGCGGGCGCTTCGACGGACAGCTCGGCGTCCTCGCGGCGCTCGAGACGCTCCGGGCGTTCGAGGACGGAGGCGTCGAGACGGATCGACCGGTCGAACTCGTCGACTGGACGAACGAGGAGGGCTCGCGCTTCGAGCAGGCGATGCTCGGCAGCGCGGTCTTCGCCGGACGGACATCGCTCTCCGAGGCGCTCTCGCTCACCGACGACACCGGTACCTCACTCGGCGAGGCGCTCTCCGAGATCGGGTACCGGGGCGAACCCGGCGAGATCGACCCCGCGGCGTGTCTCGAACTCCACGTCGAACAGGGACCGCGACTGGAAGAGCGGGGTGTGTCGGTCGGGATCGTCGAGGGGGTGTTCGGGATGGCGTGGCTCCGGGTCACGATCGAGGGCGAGGCGAACCACGCGGGGCCGACGCCGATGCACGCCCGGAAGGACGCGCTCGCGGCGGCGGTGGACGCGATCGACGCGATCGGGGAGCTCCCCGGGAGGCTCTCGCCGGAGGCGGTCGCGACGGTGGGTCGGATCTCGGTCGAACCCGATTCGATCAACGTGATCCCCGCGCGGGCGACGTTCACGGTCGACGTCCGTGCCGATTCGGACACCGTCGTCGATCGGGCGATCGAGCGCGTGGAGCGGGAGCTCGCGGCTGCCTGTGATCGCCACGGGACGACGTTCGATCTAGATGAACGGTGGCGATCCGACCGTGTGACGTTCTCCCCGGTCGTTCGGAACGCGCTCGCCGCGGCCGCGGAGAGCCGTGACGTCGCCGTGGAGCACCTTCCGAGCGGGGCGGGTCACGACGCCGTCTCGCTCGCCCCGGTGGCGGAGTCGGGGATGGTGTTCGTCCCGAGCGCGGAGGGGATCACGCACAACGAGCGGGAGTTCACGCCCTGGGAGGACGCCGTCGCCGGCGCGCGGGTCTTCGCGGGCGCGACGTACGACCTCGCGACGGAGTGA
- the hmgA gene encoding hydroxymethylglutaryl-CoA reductase (NADPH), with amino-acid sequence MTDPDAEELAERVREGELRLHELEEHADHETAATARRRYLESETGVSLETTGAYAFPAERADPNVENMIGGTQIPTGVVGPLPVEGSSASGDYHLPLATTEGALVASVNRGASVLRSAGGVTTRVLKSGMTRAPVFRVSGVAEAATVVEWVGENEERLAERAEETTSHGELLGIEPYVVGDNVFLRFLFDTKDAMGMNMVTIATETACYLVEEETPASLVALSGNLCTDKKPAAINAIQGRGRTVAADALIPRETVVERLHAAPEAIAEANTRKNLIGSAKAGSLGFNAHAANVVAAAFLATGQDGAQVVEGANAITTAEARTEGLYVSVTFASLEVGTVGGGTKLPTQAEALSLLGLRGGGDPPGSNADALAEVIAAGALCGELSLLGALASRHLSSAHAELGR; translated from the coding sequence ATGACCGATCCCGACGCCGAGGAACTCGCAGAGCGCGTGCGCGAGGGCGAGCTTCGTCTCCACGAACTCGAGGAGCACGCCGATCACGAGACGGCCGCGACCGCCCGGAGACGGTATCTGGAGAGTGAAACGGGCGTCTCGCTCGAGACGACCGGGGCGTACGCCTTCCCGGCCGAACGTGCCGACCCGAACGTCGAGAACATGATCGGGGGGACGCAGATCCCGACCGGCGTCGTCGGCCCGCTCCCGGTCGAGGGGAGTTCGGCCTCCGGAGACTACCACCTGCCACTCGCGACGACGGAGGGCGCGCTCGTCGCCTCGGTGAACCGGGGTGCGTCGGTGCTTCGGAGTGCCGGGGGCGTGACGACGCGCGTGTTGAAGTCGGGGATGACCCGGGCGCCGGTCTTCCGGGTCTCGGGCGTCGCGGAGGCCGCGACCGTCGTCGAGTGGGTCGGCGAGAACGAGGAGCGACTCGCCGAGCGCGCGGAGGAAACGACGAGCCACGGCGAACTGCTGGGGATCGAGCCCTACGTCGTCGGGGACAACGTCTTCCTGCGATTTCTCTTCGACACGAAGGACGCGATGGGGATGAACATGGTGACGATCGCGACCGAGACGGCCTGTTACCTGGTCGAGGAGGAGACGCCCGCCTCGCTCGTCGCGCTCTCGGGCAACCTCTGTACGGACAAGAAACCCGCCGCGATCAACGCGATCCAGGGCAGGGGTCGGACGGTCGCCGCGGACGCGCTGATCCCCCGCGAGACGGTCGTCGAGCGGTTGCACGCCGCGCCCGAGGCGATCGCCGAGGCGAACACCCGGAAGAACCTGATCGGGAGCGCGAAGGCCGGGAGCCTGGGGTTCAACGCCCACGCCGCGAACGTCGTCGCCGCGGCCTTCCTCGCCACGGGTCAGGACGGGGCGCAGGTGGTCGAGGGCGCGAACGCGATCACGACCGCCGAGGCACGCACGGAGGGGCTCTACGTGAGCGTCACGTTCGCGAGTCTGGAGGTCGGAACCGTCGGCGGCGGGACGAAACTCCCCACCCAGGCCGAGGCGCTCTCGCTGCTCGGGCTTCGCGGCGGTGGCGACCCGCCGGGATCGAACGCCGACGCGCTCGCCGAGGTGATCGCGGCCGGCGCGCTCTGTGGCGAACTCTCGCTTCTGGGCGCGCTCGCCTCGCGACACCTCTCGAGCGCACACGCCGAACTCGGTCGGTGA